One window of Mediterraneibacter gnavus ATCC 29149 genomic DNA carries:
- a CDS encoding phage tail protein → MIKLSEGGIAEMWKDEKSPEMQAISYALQKAVAMVIEKAEKTKCFSDIDKLDEKTLDYFAVEQRAMYYSQMLPIEQKKAIIKNTLNWYTKAGTPAAVSEMVDVVLGGGKVVEWFDFDEPPYTPGTFDIVTSALMTSDIMEELTGLVQKVKNVRSHVRRVIVERNIPSGMNACTWMFSTQDSIVPNVLLGDYDVPNGVYAAGYIRETVGETTVRNDIQVQTETAAGQSAAGVTNVENTTTVLNHLTTASEAKESSVNIALYGEVKETSTTVR, encoded by the coding sequence ATGATTAAACTGTCAGAGGGCGGAATTGCCGAAATGTGGAAAGATGAGAAATCACCAGAGATGCAGGCAATCAGTTACGCACTTCAAAAGGCAGTTGCAATGGTGATCGAGAAGGCAGAGAAGACAAAGTGCTTCTCTGACATCGACAAGCTGGATGAGAAAACACTGGATTATTTTGCAGTGGAGCAGAGGGCAATGTACTATTCGCAGATGTTGCCGATCGAGCAGAAGAAAGCGATTATCAAGAACACTCTGAACTGGTACACGAAGGCAGGAACCCCGGCAGCAGTATCAGAGATGGTCGATGTCGTTCTCGGAGGTGGAAAGGTCGTGGAGTGGTTCGACTTCGACGAACCTCCATACACACCGGGAACATTCGACATCGTAACATCAGCATTGATGACATCAGACATCATGGAGGAACTGACAGGACTCGTGCAGAAGGTCAAGAACGTGCGATCTCATGTGCGAAGAGTCATCGTCGAGAGAAATATTCCATCCGGCATGAATGCCTGCACATGGATGTTCTCAACGCAGGACTCCATCGTTCCGAACGTACTGCTCGGAGACTACGATGTTCCGAACGGAGTGTATGCGGCCGGATATATCAGAGAGACGGTCGGAGAGACAACCGTCAGAAATGATATTCAGGTACAGACTGAAACGGCAGCAGGCCAGAGTGCAGCAGGAGTGACCAATGTGGAGAACACAACGACAGTCCTGAATCATCTGACAACAGCCAGTGAAGCAAAAGAGAGCAGCGTGAACATTGCGCTGTATGGTGAAGTAAAAGAAACAAGTACAACAGTACGATAG
- a CDS encoding phage late control D family protein, with protein sequence MSNPRKAVPSLSFNGKNVTTKLKEFLESVSYTDVASGDSDSIDISLHNIGMKWMGAWYPKKGDKISGNITFQNWNAEGKHLKLDCGKFVLDSIKFSGGPLKATFGALAIPASESFKSRERTKTWKKVTVKKIATEIAKRYKLNLSYSGPSITISAIEQSEKSDSAFLYEVCKSYGLSMKVFNSKIVIYDQTAQEKKKSVATLKRESFVDDNWDYEDALEGTYTGARISYKSGKNSKEISVFLGLKAEKASGSRVLKINETASDAADAYYKAAAAVNQSNEQATTLSGEIWPNPKICAGVCVTISGMGKANGKYFVDKSTTEVSDGNTKQNVEMHKCQTRLSYTPKKQTPTKKKPTTTKKSYKVGDIVNFHGGTHYISSWPGSKGYSARAGKAKITLGPNCAGNGKAHPYHLIHTDSKSNVYGWVDSGTFD encoded by the coding sequence ATGAGTAATCCGAGAAAAGCGGTTCCGTCCTTGTCCTTCAATGGAAAAAATGTCACAACGAAGCTGAAGGAGTTTCTGGAAAGCGTCTCATATACGGACGTAGCATCAGGAGACAGCGATTCCATCGACATCTCACTGCATAACATCGGGATGAAGTGGATGGGCGCATGGTATCCGAAAAAAGGAGACAAGATCAGCGGAAACATCACGTTCCAGAACTGGAACGCAGAAGGAAAGCATCTGAAACTCGACTGCGGAAAATTCGTGCTGGACAGCATCAAGTTCAGCGGAGGACCGCTGAAGGCAACCTTCGGAGCACTGGCGATTCCGGCAAGCGAATCATTCAAGAGCAGGGAGCGGACGAAGACATGGAAGAAGGTCACGGTCAAGAAGATCGCGACAGAAATTGCTAAAAGGTACAAGCTGAATCTTTCGTACTCTGGACCGTCAATCACGATCAGCGCGATTGAGCAGTCAGAGAAATCGGATTCGGCTTTTCTGTACGAAGTCTGCAAAAGCTATGGACTGTCAATGAAAGTGTTCAACTCAAAGATAGTCATATACGATCAGACGGCACAGGAGAAGAAAAAATCAGTGGCAACACTGAAAAGAGAGTCATTCGTGGATGACAACTGGGACTATGAGGACGCACTGGAAGGAACATATACAGGGGCGAGAATATCCTACAAGTCAGGAAAAAACAGCAAAGAGATCAGCGTGTTTCTCGGACTGAAGGCAGAGAAGGCATCTGGTAGCAGGGTCCTGAAGATCAATGAGACGGCATCCGACGCAGCCGACGCATATTACAAGGCGGCCGCAGCGGTGAATCAGTCAAACGAGCAGGCAACCACACTATCAGGAGAAATCTGGCCGAATCCGAAGATATGCGCCGGAGTGTGCGTGACGATCTCTGGCATGGGAAAAGCAAACGGAAAATACTTCGTAGATAAGTCAACGACAGAGGTGTCGGATGGAAACACGAAGCAGAACGTTGAGATGCACAAGTGCCAGACGAGGCTGTCATACACACCGAAGAAACAGACTCCGACAAAGAAGAAGCCGACAACCACGAAAAAGTCATACAAAGTCGGGGACATTGTGAACTTCCACGGAGGAACACACTATATTTCATCATGGCCCGGAAGTAAAGGGTACAGTGCCAGAGCAGGAAAGGCGAAGATCACACTCGGCCCGAACTGCGCCGGAAATGGAAAGGCACATCCGTATCACCTTATTCATACAGACAGCAAAAGCAATGTTTATGGATGGGTTGATTCAGGCACATTCGACTAA
- a CDS encoding baseplate assembly protein — translation MIDEIENLPEVSFIDYITLDDVQRQMVSDYQERYETLTGTPTTLGRADPPALVLYACSIQIYQALLYVDRAGKQDLLKYSYGEFMDNLAALKGIKREPAKAAVVKVKFTLSGLRPHPVAIPAGTRVTNGELYFETNEYAEIATGEESIELICTCQTAGTSGNGLMAGDINVLVDPIAYIQSAESVEESTGGTDIESDDSLAERIYIAPSKYSVAGPEESYRYWVKTFNSSITDVYIDSENPTEVLIEFIMNDGELPNESIIRSLQDYLYNENIRPLTDKVIVKAPDTVEYALDLKYYINKSDSAQANTIQSAVNAAVENYIVWQRSKIGRDINPSKLICMLEDAGAKRVEINAPVFRKIEKTAVAKVTTKKVAYGGIEDD, via the coding sequence GTGATTGACGAAATCGAAAATCTGCCAGAGGTGAGCTTCATTGACTACATCACACTGGACGATGTGCAGAGGCAAATGGTGTCGGACTATCAGGAGAGATATGAGACACTGACCGGAACACCGACAACACTGGGAAGGGCAGACCCTCCTGCGCTGGTTCTGTATGCCTGCTCAATTCAGATATATCAGGCACTGCTCTATGTCGATCGTGCAGGGAAGCAGGACCTGCTGAAATACAGTTACGGCGAGTTTATGGACAATCTGGCCGCACTGAAAGGAATCAAGCGAGAACCTGCAAAGGCAGCAGTCGTGAAAGTCAAGTTCACACTGTCTGGCCTGCGTCCGCATCCGGTCGCAATTCCGGCCGGAACAAGAGTCACGAATGGCGAACTGTACTTCGAGACAAATGAATATGCAGAAATCGCAACAGGGGAAGAAAGCATCGAACTGATCTGCACCTGCCAGACGGCAGGAACGTCAGGAAATGGACTGATGGCAGGAGACATCAACGTGCTTGTGGACCCGATCGCATACATCCAGAGCGCAGAGAGCGTGGAAGAATCAACAGGAGGAACTGACATCGAATCAGATGACAGCCTTGCAGAGCGAATCTACATCGCGCCGAGCAAGTATTCAGTTGCAGGACCGGAAGAGTCATACAGATACTGGGTGAAGACTTTCAACTCATCCATCACGGACGTATACATCGACAGCGAGAATCCGACGGAGGTTCTGATCGAGTTCATCATGAACGATGGAGAACTCCCGAACGAGAGCATCATCCGGTCATTGCAGGATTATCTGTACAATGAGAACATCCGTCCGCTGACGGACAAAGTGATCGTAAAAGCACCGGACACAGTAGAATATGCGCTTGACCTGAAATACTACATCAACAAGAGTGATTCAGCGCAGGCGAACACAATTCAGAGTGCGGTCAATGCTGCCGTCGAGAATTACATCGTATGGCAGCGGTCAAAGATCGGACGCGACATCAATCCGTCGAAGCTGATCTGTATGCTCGAAGATGCAGGAGCGAAGAGAGTGGAGATCAACGCACCAGTCTTCAGGAAGATTGAGAAGACAGCCGTGGCGAAGGTCACAACGAAGAAAGTGGCCTATGGAGGAATTGAGGATGATTAA
- a CDS encoding tail protein X, with product MASTYTTIQGDTWDLIAYKLYGEEKYMKDLIEANWPLLDVLIFPSGTVLTVPDLPEEVDEDAPFWRSDNDENEEYYSDTEDMEEDE from the coding sequence GTGGCGAGCACATACACAACGATTCAGGGAGATACATGGGACCTGATCGCCTACAAATTGTACGGTGAAGAAAAGTACATGAAGGACCTGATTGAAGCGAACTGGCCGCTTCTGGATGTCCTCATCTTCCCTTCAGGTACGGTTCTGACCGTGCCTGATCTGCCGGAAGAGGTGGACGAGGACGCTCCGTTCTGGCGGTCAGATAATGACGAGAACGAAGAATATTATTCAGACACGGAGGACATGGAAGAAGATGAGTAA
- a CDS encoding phage tail protein, with amino-acid sequence MGKIGNWGKTIAFEVSSNKTLTFNNFKRTVSARWHTHNIVNGKPKSEFAGPDSSSVTLEAVLAAERGVRPRATLEKLEKACESGTVDYLYIGGKKVGTGKMKLESISETWDEIWNSGQLVKAKVSLTFSEY; translated from the coding sequence ATGGGAAAGATTGGAAACTGGGGAAAGACGATCGCCTTCGAGGTGAGCAGCAATAAGACCCTGACATTCAACAATTTTAAGAGAACAGTGTCGGCCAGATGGCACACACACAACATCGTGAACGGAAAGCCGAAAAGCGAATTTGCAGGTCCTGATTCATCAAGCGTGACACTGGAAGCAGTGCTCGCAGCAGAAAGAGGTGTGCGGCCGAGAGCCACACTGGAAAAACTGGAAAAAGCCTGCGAGAGCGGAACAGTGGACTATCTGTACATCGGCGGAAAGAAGGTCGGAACCGGGAAGATGAAGCTGGAATCCATATCAGAGACATGGGACGAGATATGGAACAGCGGACAACTGGTGAAGGCGAAAGTCTCGCTGACATTCTCCGAGTATTAA
- a CDS encoding phage tail tape measure protein yields MSEYKVSVKIAGQLEKSFNSALQGAQKGLEGLGSLGVKSVQLAAKSLTAAGAAIGAVGVASVNVGREFEAQMSSTAATAGATEEEYKKLEAAAMECGRTTSKTATESSAALEYMALAGWSVNDSISALPSVLRLSEATGLDLARTSDLVTDSMSACGVSVDNLAGYLDICAKANNKSNQTAEQLMEAYLGVGGVMTNLNVPLTESATALGVLANRGIKGSEAGNALNAIMANLTTGTGQAGEMMKSLGISAFDSEGKFIGLKATLETLNTALAGCTEEERNAALAAIGGKQHVDALNDLMSGLNTTLEDGSTEWENLTKELENCDGALEAMAQTKLDNLNGDLAIFQSALEDTGIKIYKNLQGPLREVVQFGTDQIYRLSDALADGGFQGMAETLGDVLADCVTEVANYAPQLVTMASTLMSSLLRGLVDNAPALTSAAATLATSIITAIVQYIAEFYTTGATLLAQFLQGMVGKMPEIIQAGITATQNLSQGILSQFPTIVSAALQIGTQLINGLAVMLPTLLNMGIQMVVQLALGIAQQAPQIITAGVNLIFQLANTLLSSLPQLVSAGLTLVQGIAMGIVSGLQYIFTDGVQIILNLVNGILSSLPQLLSQATQVVMTFLQGLVSALPMIVQGGIQLVLGLIQGIVQNLPSILTAAVSMVQTLLSGLIQMLPQIIASGVQLVVGLLSGIAQALPSIITAGLSMIQTLVQGIVQSIPLILQAAIQGIIAFVQAIASNAGTIVSSGIQLIVALVSGLIQAIPTIGQACVQIPAAIIEAIFSTDWIQVGADLIKGIGEGIINAFGGLVDSVKGLWSDFVGWFTGDGEEAGTAAGESVAAGIDASTPSITASAQNASLAAQNGYQIDTSLLTQYGTNMNASLAGGIDASSYLVQTAAGQSGTDAMTSLNNSLVSMQGTLNTTAQGTGTETMNSLLTGLQSQQVALDAGGLAAGTSLTNGMSTGVATGSAGLQEQISALSQTATSTLSSTIDGNLPGVTASATASGAAITNGITSGIDSGMSGATASAANASVDTINAMADGISNGAATITQTISELTQTVTEALNQCWSDVSNSTTTAWSEIGTNMSTSLTQTSTLVETSLTTMQTNVQSIMESFTTGTAEKMTQMGSSIQTALSEISVNIDSTMTSIQTGIATSTQGWSTAMSAAMLSLTVSIQSGMAQATMTVTVAMLSLRTAIQTGSTAASTAMQTGMTQLSLTVRTNMMQSAITTQAQMMMMQTAVRSGMTQMQSITTITLNQIRTITTTTVNTARSVTTSGMSSIVSVVRSGMSQLVAAVQSGCNQAVAAARSAANGIRAAFASVSLYSAGINMMSGLVSGINAMRGAVMAAASSIAAAAAAAVNSALKIHSPSRVMIESGQFVGEGLARGMTATAGIVQKAASQSMTQPVLESSNEVRKIEAPATVQSRSSVIGETIGTLTGDRQQGKNKQDEQPMTFVFSPTYHFEGEAPSKEDIVEANRMSQAEFEKLMKEWMKKHKRTSFA; encoded by the coding sequence ATGAGTGAATATAAGGTATCAGTGAAGATTGCAGGTCAGCTTGAAAAGTCATTCAACTCTGCACTTCAGGGAGCACAAAAAGGACTGGAAGGGTTAGGCTCACTCGGAGTTAAAAGTGTACAGCTTGCAGCAAAGTCTCTGACGGCAGCAGGAGCAGCCATTGGAGCAGTCGGAGTGGCAAGCGTAAACGTCGGAAGAGAGTTCGAGGCACAGATGTCCTCGACAGCAGCAACGGCAGGAGCCACGGAAGAGGAATACAAGAAACTGGAAGCGGCCGCAATGGAGTGTGGAAGGACCACATCGAAGACGGCAACGGAAAGTTCTGCCGCACTCGAATACATGGCCCTCGCCGGATGGTCAGTAAATGATTCTATCTCGGCATTGCCGAGTGTTCTGCGACTATCGGAGGCAACCGGACTCGATCTGGCACGAACGTCTGACCTCGTAACGGACAGTATGTCGGCCTGCGGAGTAAGCGTGGACAATCTGGCCGGGTATCTGGATATTTGCGCGAAGGCGAACAACAAGTCAAACCAGACTGCGGAACAGTTGATGGAGGCATATTTGGGTGTCGGAGGTGTTATGACGAACCTAAACGTGCCACTAACCGAGTCAGCAACTGCTCTCGGTGTACTCGCGAACAGAGGTATTAAGGGAAGCGAAGCCGGAAACGCACTGAACGCGATCATGGCAAACCTGACAACCGGAACCGGGCAGGCAGGAGAGATGATGAAGTCTCTCGGAATATCTGCCTTCGACTCGGAAGGAAAGTTCATCGGATTAAAGGCAACGCTTGAAACACTGAACACGGCACTGGCCGGATGCACGGAGGAAGAACGAAACGCAGCACTGGCCGCAATAGGTGGAAAGCAGCACGTTGACGCTCTGAATGACCTCATGTCAGGTCTGAACACGACGCTGGAAGATGGTTCGACAGAGTGGGAAAACCTCACGAAAGAACTGGAAAACTGCGACGGTGCGCTTGAAGCGATGGCACAGACGAAACTGGACAACCTGAACGGCGATCTGGCGATCTTCCAGTCAGCACTTGAAGACACTGGTATCAAGATATACAAAAACCTTCAGGGACCGCTCCGGGAAGTCGTACAGTTTGGAACAGATCAGATTTACAGACTGTCCGATGCGCTCGCAGACGGCGGTTTTCAGGGCATGGCGGAGACACTTGGAGATGTTCTGGCCGACTGCGTGACAGAGGTAGCAAACTACGCACCACAGCTTGTCACGATGGCATCAACGCTCATGAGTTCTCTTCTTCGAGGACTGGTTGACAATGCCCCGGCACTGACATCGGCAGCGGCTACACTGGCAACTTCAATCATCACGGCGATTGTGCAGTACATCGCTGAATTTTACACAACAGGAGCAACGCTTCTGGCACAGTTCCTGCAAGGGATGGTCGGCAAGATGCCGGAGATCATTCAGGCAGGAATCACGGCAACGCAGAACTTGTCACAGGGAATTTTATCGCAGTTCCCGACGATTGTGAGTGCTGCATTGCAGATCGGAACGCAACTCATCAACGGACTGGCCGTCATGCTCCCGACACTGCTCAATATGGGAATCCAGATGGTCGTTCAGCTTGCTCTCGGAATAGCGCAGCAGGCTCCGCAGATCATTACCGCAGGAGTCAATCTCATATTCCAGTTAGCAAACACACTGCTCTCATCGCTGCCGCAGCTTGTATCAGCAGGATTGACGCTCGTGCAGGGCATTGCGATGGGAATTGTATCTGGTCTTCAGTACATCTTTACGGATGGAGTCCAGATCATCCTGAATCTGGTGAACGGAATCCTCTCGTCTCTGCCGCAGTTGCTCTCGCAGGCAACGCAGGTGGTGATGACATTCCTTCAGGGCCTCGTTTCGGCACTGCCGATGATCGTGCAGGGCGGAATCCAACTGGTGCTCGGTCTGATTCAGGGAATTGTACAGAATTTACCATCAATTTTGACGGCAGCCGTTTCGATGGTTCAGACATTGCTGTCAGGATTGATTCAGATGCTGCCGCAGATCATCGCATCAGGGGTTCAGCTAGTGGTCGGATTACTGTCAGGTATTGCACAGGCACTGCCGAGTATCATCACGGCCGGACTTTCCATGATTCAGACTCTGGTGCAGGGAATCGTTCAGTCGATTCCTTTAATTTTGCAGGCCGCGATTCAGGGAATCATCGCATTCGTGCAGGCGATCGCATCAAATGCAGGAACAATCGTGTCATCTGGAATCCAGTTGATCGTTGCGCTCGTGTCTGGACTCATTCAGGCAATCCCGACAATCGGTCAGGCTTGCGTACAGATTCCGGCGGCAATCATAGAAGCAATTTTTTCAACCGACTGGATTCAGGTCGGAGCCGATCTCATAAAAGGAATCGGAGAGGGCATCATAAATGCCTTCGGTGGCCTCGTGGACTCCGTGAAAGGTTTGTGGAGTGATTTCGTCGGATGGTTTACCGGAGACGGAGAAGAGGCAGGAACAGCAGCCGGAGAAAGTGTGGCGGCAGGAATTGATGCAAGCACACCGAGCATCACAGCATCGGCACAGAACGCATCACTCGCAGCACAGAACGGCTATCAGATAGATACATCACTGTTGACGCAGTACGGAACGAACATGAATGCGTCACTGGCAGGAGGAATTGACGCATCATCGTACCTCGTACAGACGGCCGCAGGGCAGTCAGGAACGGATGCGATGACATCTCTGAATAACTCCCTCGTTAGTATGCAGGGAACGCTGAATACAACGGCGCAGGGAACCGGAACAGAGACGATGAACAGCCTTCTGACCGGGTTGCAGTCGCAGCAGGTCGCACTGGATGCCGGAGGACTGGCAGCAGGAACGAGCCTGACGAACGGAATGTCAACAGGTGTGGCCACTGGCTCGGCAGGATTGCAGGAACAGATTTCTGCATTAAGCCAGACAGCAACAAGCACATTGAGCAGTACGATCGACGGAAACCTTCCGGGTGTAACAGCATCAGCAACAGCATCAGGAGCCGCGATCACGAACGGAATCACATCAGGAATTGATTCTGGAATGTCAGGAGCAACAGCATCGGCAGCGAATGCCAGCGTTGACACAATCAACGCGATGGCAGACGGAATCAGCAATGGTGCTGCGACTATCACACAGACAATTTCAGAACTGACACAGACGGTCACAGAAGCATTGAATCAATGCTGGTCGGATGTGTCGAACAGCACGACAACTGCGTGGTCAGAAATCGGCACGAATATGTCAACATCTCTGACGCAGACCTCAACTCTGGTCGAGACTTCGCTGACCACAATGCAGACAAATGTGCAGTCAATCATGGAGTCGTTCACAACCGGAACGGCCGAAAAAATGACGCAGATGGGTTCGTCCATCCAGACTGCCCTGTCAGAAATTTCCGTGAACATAGATTCAACAATGACATCTATTCAGACCGGAATCGCGACGAGCACACAAGGATGGAGTACAGCCATGTCTGCGGCAATGCTGTCCCTGACGGTATCTATTCAGTCAGGAATGGCGCAGGCAACGATGACCGTGACCGTGGCGATGCTGTCACTTAGAACAGCAATTCAGACAGGCTCAACGGCAGCAAGTACGGCGATGCAGACCGGAATGACACAACTGTCACTGACGGTCAGAACGAACATGATGCAGTCAGCTATAACAACGCAGGCTCAAATGATGATGATGCAGACAGCAGTGCGATCAGGAATGACACAGATGCAGTCAATCACAACGATCACCCTGAACCAGATTCGTACAATCACGACAACGACGGTCAATACGGCCAGATCAGTCACGACGAGCGGAATGAGCAGCATCGTTTCGGTGGTGCGGTCAGGAATGAGTCAGCTTGTGGCAGCAGTACAGAGCGGATGCAATCAGGCAGTTGCAGCAGCCAGAAGCGCAGCAAACGGCATCAGGGCAGCATTCGCAAGTGTGAGCCTGTATTCGGCAGGTATCAACATGATGAGCGGACTCGTCTCTGGTATCAATGCCATGCGAGGAGCAGTCATGGCCGCAGCATCGAGCATCGCAGCAGCGGCAGCGGCAGCAGTCAATTCAGCACTGAAAATTCACTCACCATCGCGAGTGATGATTGAGTCCGGTCAGTTCGTAGGCGAGGGCCTTGCAAGAGGTATGACAGCCACGGCCGGAATCGTGCAGAAAGCAGCATCACAGTCGATGACGCAGCCAGTTCTTGAAAGCAGCAATGAAGTCAGAAAAATTGAAGCACCAGCAACGGTGCAGAGCAGGAGTTCCGTCATCGGAGAGACGATCGGAACGCTGACAGGAGACAGACAGCAGGGCAAGAACAAGCAGGATGAACAGCCGATGACATTCGTGTTCAGTCCGACATACCACTTCGAGGGCGAAGCACCGAGCAAGGAGGACATCGTGGAAGCGAACCGGATGAGTCAGGCGGAGTTCGAGAAGCTGATGAAAGAGTGGATGAAGAAACACAAGAGAACATCGTTCGCATAG